A single window of Caldicellulosiruptor bescii DSM 6725 DNA harbors:
- a CDS encoding CAP domain-containing protein, which produces MFANRYYSFRSCALLLIITFVVNIGMHLADNCAAIAANKQNRKIYMFCSKSHFDKVYSDVDIQTFKSPFDFPFVVSKEPSDFFIAGFKNDRLVLYYTNSKFFSGFNNIKIGLSSDIVKKSKLYFIDRFVIIRGNSTYVYNDSNLKVEYDVALVKNFYVFLFYDRLAKPNSVCGIFMVEKSLWDEFLINEHPITANKDAIQSLLVSFEKINLIHLNSIRFYFKKQYFIFSDIISKLARMHSHNMAKYNFFAHTDIFEKTPSDRFKDAGILYTKLGENIAMGTKLLPFFANHLLLNSKGHRQNIEGSFEVVGTGCAVDPNHENVYYTQDFAVLIR; this is translated from the coding sequence ATGTTTGCAAATAGATATTATTCATTTAGGAGCTGCGCTTTATTATTAATAATAACATTTGTTGTCAATATAGGTATGCATCTGGCAGACAATTGCGCTGCTATTGCCGCAAACAAGCAAAATCGAAAAATATATATGTTTTGTTCAAAGTCACATTTTGATAAGGTTTATTCTGATGTTGATATACAGACATTTAAAAGTCCTTTTGACTTTCCGTTTGTTGTATCAAAAGAGCCTTCAGATTTTTTCATTGCTGGATTTAAAAATGATAGGCTTGTTTTATATTATACAAATTCAAAATTCTTTTCTGGATTTAACAATATAAAGATTGGCTTGAGCTCAGATATTGTTAAAAAATCAAAGCTTTATTTTATAGATAGATTCGTTATAATCAGAGGAAACTCAACTTATGTTTATAATGATAGCAATTTAAAAGTCGAATATGATGTTGCGCTTGTAAAAAATTTTTATGTTTTTTTGTTTTATGACAGGCTTGCTAAACCAAATAGTGTTTGTGGCATTTTTATGGTAGAAAAGAGTCTCTGGGACGAGTTCTTAATAAATGAACATCCTATTACTGCAAATAAGGACGCTATACAAAGTCTTCTTGTATCTTTTGAAAAAATAAATCTTATTCACTTAAATTCAATCAGATTTTATTTTAAAAAACAGTATTTTATTTTTTCTGATATTATTTCTAAGCTTGCAAGAATGCATTCACATAATATGGCAAAATATAATTTTTTTGCACACACAGATATTTTTGAAAAAACTCCTTCAGATAGATTCAAGGATGCTGGAATTTTATACACAAAACTTGGTGAGAACATTGCAATGGGGACAAAACTTTTACCTTTTTTTGCTAACCATCTTCTCTTGAACTCAAAAGGACACAGACAAAACATTGAAGGAAGTTTTGAGGTGGTTGGAACAGGATGCGCTGTTGACCCAAACCATGAAAATGTGTACTATACACAGGATTTTGCAGTCCTGATAAGGTAA
- a CDS encoding WYL domain-containing protein — translation MSGFNPFVNGFNKLRNFTRTVYLYGCYSREDAENFNIAKRTFDDELRRIRIFLGEDQYFSAEKEGKKSLPCIVENFFRDVENPLINIYFSKTSTALQTTLFFMVLQILNLSENKKATFTQISNEISQVLDEDVADAGFESSLKRVLKQLQNLGIVKYLKNEKVYMLCSQIKDVLKDFSIDEIKDIYISILFFINTNVPNVPGWYLKESLEKYLLELGEEEFLKDTNRLFWFTYVPHHYILEEELVWKFLEAASNNKKIKVWYYPRQKRHLSDFSCIPVRIIYDVKLGRWYFMVLRGEDLSALPVWRTEKIEILQEDFDPQKISPFVKKIEKCFFVSVPNNKKGFKKIKIMFKCPLDSPYNFVLARVKRELKNARITKIDERTFEVEHDISNIKEFKGWLRSFGERAVVLDDTEAGRELKTEMINEWKEILRNYGDFY, via the coding sequence ATGTCAGGATTCAATCCATTTGTGAATGGTTTTAATAAATTAAGAAATTTTACAAGGACTGTATATCTGTATGGATGTTATTCAAGAGAAGATGCAGAGAATTTTAACATTGCAAAAAGGACATTTGATGATGAGCTTCGAAGAATTAGAATTTTCTTAGGGGAAGACCAGTATTTTTCAGCAGAAAAAGAAGGGAAAAAATCCCTGCCATGCATTGTAGAAAACTTTTTCAGAGATGTTGAGAATCCACTTATAAACATATATTTTTCGAAAACTTCTACTGCACTGCAAACAACCTTGTTTTTTATGGTATTGCAGATATTAAACTTGTCAGAAAACAAAAAAGCAACTTTTACTCAGATTTCAAACGAAATATCGCAGGTACTTGATGAAGATGTTGCTGATGCTGGATTTGAGTCCAGCCTGAAAAGAGTCTTAAAACAACTTCAAAATTTGGGTATTGTGAAATATTTAAAAAATGAAAAGGTGTATATGCTATGTTCTCAAATAAAGGATGTATTAAAAGATTTTTCAATAGATGAGATAAAAGACATTTATATATCTATTTTATTTTTTATAAACACGAATGTTCCCAACGTTCCGGGATGGTACTTAAAAGAAAGTCTGGAAAAATACCTTTTAGAACTTGGCGAAGAAGAGTTTTTAAAGGATACAAACAGACTATTTTGGTTTACATACGTTCCACACCACTATATCCTTGAAGAGGAACTTGTATGGAAATTTTTAGAGGCAGCATCAAACAATAAAAAGATAAAGGTTTGGTACTATCCACGCCAAAAAAGACATTTATCAGATTTTTCATGCATACCAGTGAGAATAATTTATGATGTAAAGCTTGGAAGATGGTATTTTATGGTATTAAGGGGAGAAGATTTATCGGCATTGCCAGTGTGGCGCACAGAAAAGATAGAGATTTTGCAGGAAGATTTTGACCCGCAAAAGATTTCACCTTTTGTAAAAAAGATTGAAAAATGTTTTTTTGTATCTGTTCCGAACAATAAAAAAGGATTTAAAAAGATTAAGATTATGTTTAAATGCCCGCTGGATTCGCCGTACAACTTTGTGCTTGCAAGGGTGAAAAGAGAGCTAAAAAACGCAAGAATAACCAAAATTGATGAGAGAACATTTGAAGTGGAGCATGATATTAGCAATATAAAAGAGTTTAAGGGATGGCTGAGAAGTTTTGGTGAAAGAGCTGTTGTGCTTGACGATACTGAAGCTGGAAGAGAACTCAAAACAGAAATGATAAACGAATGGAAGGAGATCCTGAGAAACTATGGAGATTTTTATTGA
- a CDS encoding SpoIIE family protein phosphatase has product MEFSKKFYESILNGMLDLVRVIDIDGVVVFCNTKMKEEFGDQTGKKCYELFCKDSRCEDCIAIRSIRENTRFMKYTHYKDKTYYVISSPVCGQDGKVVGTVEVFRDITEQKKIEERLRRQNEILRRDLEFAKRLQQSLLPVIPRIEGYRITYTYKPCERLGGDFLDVINIDDKIVFYVADVAGHGLLASMVTIFVKQSIIKNAHTYINSSAQEIIKGVLLDFIEMNFPSEIYITVVLGILEKQSGKVTMISAGHVTEPILVKANKKVKMFSMRGQPIASIDLEQGFEMKETILEKNDKLIFYSDGLIESKNKQGEMYGKKRLIKRILSIKNINTELLIRDVRNFVSDIDDDIAVLMVEKI; this is encoded by the coding sequence ATGGAGTTTTCGAAAAAATTTTATGAGAGTATTTTAAATGGAATGCTTGACCTTGTTAGGGTCATTGATATAGATGGAGTTGTTGTTTTTTGCAATACAAAGATGAAAGAAGAATTTGGCGACCAGACAGGCAAAAAGTGCTATGAACTTTTTTGCAAAGATTCACGGTGTGAAGACTGCATTGCAATAAGGTCTATAAGAGAAAATACGCGGTTTATGAAGTATACACATTATAAAGACAAGACATACTATGTCATAAGCTCACCGGTTTGTGGCCAGGATGGAAAAGTTGTTGGAACTGTTGAGGTGTTCAGAGATATTACAGAACAGAAAAAGATTGAAGAGAGGCTTAGACGCCAGAATGAGATTTTGAGACGTGACTTGGAGTTTGCAAAGAGGCTTCAGCAATCGCTTCTGCCAGTCATACCAAGAATTGAAGGGTATAGAATTACATATACATACAAGCCGTGTGAAAGGCTTGGCGGAGATTTTTTGGATGTCATCAATATAGATGACAAGATAGTTTTCTATGTTGCAGATGTGGCAGGGCACGGCCTTTTGGCTTCAATGGTAACAATATTTGTCAAACAAAGCATCATCAAAAATGCTCACACTTACATAAACTCAAGTGCCCAGGAGATAATAAAGGGAGTTCTCTTGGATTTTATAGAGATGAATTTTCCAAGCGAGATATACATCACCGTAGTGCTTGGCATCCTGGAAAAACAAAGTGGAAAAGTTACTATGATTTCTGCCGGGCATGTGACAGAGCCCATTTTGGTCAAAGCGAATAAGAAGGTTAAAATGTTTTCGATGAGAGGGCAGCCTATTGCATCAATTGACCTTGAACAAGGGTTTGAGATGAAAGAGACAATTCTTGAGAAAAATGACAAGCTGATATTTTACTCAGATGGTCTTATTGAAAGCAAGAACAAACAAGGTGAGATGTACGGTAAAAAGAGGCTTATAAAAAGAATACTTAGTATTAAGAACATCAACACAGAGCTTTTAATAAGAGATGTGAGAAATTTTGTCTCAGATATAGACGATGACATAGCTGTTTTGATGGTTGAGAAGATTTAA
- a CDS encoding ParB/RepB/Spo0J family partition protein, whose protein sequence is MKKRLGRGLDALFGEDFVSSEMESEVVEDKNENSEKIEEIDIDLIDLSENQPRKVFNDEEIEELANSIKSVGLIQPLVVQKKADRYVLIAGERRLRACKFAGFKKVKCIVKEYENPLEIALIENIQRKDLNPYEKALAFKKLMDEFGYTQEELGKRLGISRSKIANTLRILNLGNDIINLIIEGKISEGHAKVLLSVEDERQRNELAQLVAEKNLSVRELENLIKSSNEKNKIEVESEIIREIEENLMKLFGLKVKIQKKKNRGKIEIEFSSDEELEKIISILMP, encoded by the coding sequence ATGAAAAAGAGGCTTGGAAGAGGTCTTGATGCCCTGTTTGGAGAAGATTTTGTAAGCTCTGAGATGGAGTCTGAAGTGGTAGAAGATAAAAACGAAAATAGTGAGAAAATTGAAGAGATTGATATTGATTTGATTGACCTTTCTGAAAATCAACCAAGGAAAGTTTTTAATGATGAAGAAATAGAAGAGCTTGCAAACTCAATTAAAAGTGTAGGGCTTATACAGCCTCTTGTTGTACAAAAAAAGGCTGACAGATATGTTTTGATTGCAGGTGAGAGAAGATTAAGAGCTTGCAAGTTTGCTGGTTTTAAAAAAGTAAAGTGCATAGTAAAGGAATATGAAAATCCCTTGGAGATAGCTCTGATAGAAAATATCCAGAGAAAGGATTTAAATCCGTATGAGAAGGCTTTAGCATTTAAGAAACTTATGGATGAGTTTGGATATACGCAAGAAGAACTTGGAAAGAGACTTGGAATATCTCGTTCAAAAATTGCGAATACCCTTCGAATTTTAAATCTTGGCAATGACATTATCAACCTTATAATAGAAGGCAAGATTTCAGAAGGACATGCAAAGGTATTGCTTTCGGTTGAAGATGAAAGGCAAAGAAATGAACTTGCTCAACTTGTTGCTGAAAAGAATTTAAGCGTGCGAGAACTTGAAAACCTTATAAAATCCAGCAATGAAAAAAATAAAATTGAAGTTGAAAGCGAGATAATACGTGAGATTGAAGAAAATCTCATGAAACTATTTGGTTTGAAGGTAAAGATTCAAAAAAAGAAAAATAGGGGCAAGATAGAGATTGAATTTTCATCAGATGAAGAGCTTGAAAAGATAATTTCTATTCTGATGCCATAG
- a CDS encoding DUF4446 family protein codes for MESFITTYAPEIIIFFLALNLILFLALLIQVTKNKSLKRRFLDLTSNQDFKNLEQIIKQTNEKVEYFEEVLKALSKSHRILSENTKMCIKKVGIVRYDAFENVGSKLSFALALLDEFDTGVVINSIYSREGCSVYAKPIENGLSKYPLSAEEIQAIDIARKNYISKEIKE; via the coding sequence ATGGAAAGTTTTATTACTACATATGCTCCTGAGATAATAATTTTTTTTCTTGCACTGAACTTGATACTTTTTCTTGCGCTTTTGATACAAGTTACAAAAAACAAAAGTCTTAAAAGAAGATTTCTTGACCTTACCTCAAATCAAGATTTCAAAAATTTAGAGCAGATAATAAAACAGACAAATGAAAAGGTTGAATATTTTGAGGAGGTTCTAAAAGCTCTGTCAAAAAGTCACAGAATACTGAGTGAAAATACCAAGATGTGCATAAAAAAGGTTGGCATTGTTCGATATGATGCATTTGAGAATGTGGGGAGCAAGCTCAGCTTTGCTTTGGCGCTTCTTGATGAGTTTGATACGGGGGTTGTGATAAACAGTATATATTCAAGAGAGGGCTGCAGTGTATATGCAAAACCCATTGAAAATGGACTTTCAAAGTACCCGCTTTCAGCAGAAGAGATTCAGGCAATCGACATTGCAAGAAAAAACTACATTTCAAAGGAGATAAAAGAGTAA
- a CDS encoding CvpA family protein codes for MPNAADLVVLAVILIGSWVGYKKGVLRMAFDIGSYIISWFVAVFGYKFVSSFILQSPTLKEAIYSFVRQKVVIKDDILPTVPQFFKGAIIQAQETLNRTLQDAAAIVLANFIAMILIFVATKIVISGLKRSIGFMRKVPVVGQVDGFLGLLAGVAVALIIIYIAFSILYFFPNAEIFKTAQKVIKTSMFAEFLYDNNIIVMLMRQYLKI; via the coding sequence ATGCCAAACGCAGCCGACTTGGTAGTACTTGCGGTAATTTTAATAGGCAGCTGGGTTGGGTACAAAAAAGGTGTGCTCAGAATGGCATTTGATATAGGGTCGTACATAATTTCATGGTTTGTTGCAGTGTTTGGATACAAGTTTGTCAGCAGCTTTATACTTCAATCACCGACTCTTAAAGAGGCTATCTACAGCTTTGTAAGACAAAAGGTTGTGATAAAGGACGATATTCTACCAACAGTACCTCAGTTTTTTAAAGGTGCTATAATACAAGCGCAAGAGACTCTAAACAGAACCCTGCAAGATGCTGCAGCAATTGTCCTTGCCAATTTTATTGCCATGATTCTGATATTTGTGGCAACAAAGATTGTAATCTCAGGCTTAAAAAGGTCCATTGGGTTTATGAGAAAGGTGCCGGTTGTGGGGCAGGTGGACGGGTTTTTAGGGCTTTTGGCAGGTGTGGCTGTTGCGCTCATAATCATCTACATAGCCTTTTCAATTCTCTATTTTTTCCCGAACGCAGAGATTTTCAAGACAGCACAGAAGGTCATAAAGACCTCAATGTTTGCAGAGTTTTTGTATGATAACAATATAATTGTGATGCTCATGAGACAGTATTTGAAGATATGA
- a CDS encoding methyl-accepting chemotaxis protein, whose amino-acid sequence MNAIKEVVKKISGSLKTKIMFWFVIISFIPISIFLIFSLALIQNDAEKEIKTRLESAKNVVLQEIERLCKHSLDYSILISNNPQLREAVAKKDHLKVVQIISPLASELSIHQIVITDGKGTLIGRSDILSKYGDNMKDDYLVKCGLARLKHTSVQCENGTVYIKSVSDIVSQMSANNMRVIGTIIVGYKLDKKFVENLTQLTKMDITVFPKDLSKTISSSSNRNVIDNNNLKMAFSGQYEYIAASAQRGNYRYILIPIRKSEKTDVAGVLALISTNAIASSFIKSSLRFSIILLIVTLIVIITVSLFVSNRITRPIIKLAESAKKIASGSFDIQIKVDNDANDEIALLTQEFSRMVKNIYTYATNIEQTLSTTQQYIDRLNKIASESSKTSKITSEQIKEIIALAENQKIVFEQTTQMVCDLENQIQKMFEIFKMIQNEASMVYATTSKEQESIKKLINHMYTVNSAIIEVAMDLKKAIDDFRSIARMSQNISSLAERIKIIALNASIEAAKRNIPTFEVIASEISRLSQSANHLAKSSVESIETGLSAFERTNRKLENVLSVVESGAEVAKRSSESLSKIEMSNQHIKTKIEDVINKVASQQEKIFNINNVLKNQTQSISQYFKMLISIRDIFQNQKKAVDKLIDQFSDVHEGIVKLASISMGTDDKV is encoded by the coding sequence ATGAATGCAATAAAAGAGGTAGTTAAAAAAATATCAGGTTCGCTAAAGACAAAAATAATGTTTTGGTTTGTCATAATTTCATTCATACCCATTTCAATATTTCTAATATTCTCACTTGCCCTTATCCAGAACGATGCAGAAAAAGAGATAAAAACAAGATTAGAGAGTGCCAAAAATGTGGTTTTGCAGGAGATAGAGAGACTTTGCAAGCATTCGCTTGACTACAGCATCCTGATATCAAATAATCCACAGCTTAGAGAAGCAGTTGCCAAAAAAGACCATCTCAAGGTTGTTCAGATAATTTCACCTCTTGCCAGTGAACTTTCTATACACCAGATTGTTATAACAGATGGCAAAGGAACATTGATTGGCCGAAGTGATATTCTTTCAAAATATGGGGATAACATGAAAGATGATTACTTAGTCAAATGTGGGCTTGCACGACTGAAACACACATCTGTTCAGTGTGAAAATGGCACAGTATATATAAAATCAGTGTCAGATATAGTTAGTCAAATGTCAGCAAACAACATGCGAGTAATAGGTACTATAATTGTTGGATATAAACTTGACAAGAAATTTGTTGAAAACCTTACACAGCTTACTAAAATGGACATTACAGTATTTCCAAAAGATTTAAGCAAAACAATTTCGTCATCCTCCAACAGAAATGTAATAGATAATAACAATTTAAAAATGGCATTTTCTGGTCAATATGAATACATTGCAGCAAGTGCTCAAAGAGGTAATTATCGTTATATCCTTATTCCAATCAGAAAAAGTGAAAAGACGGATGTAGCAGGAGTATTAGCCTTAATTAGCACAAACGCAATTGCATCTTCTTTTATTAAGTCTTCTTTAAGATTCTCTATTATTCTGCTCATTGTAACCCTCATAGTTATCATAACAGTAAGTTTATTTGTATCAAACAGAATAACAAGACCAATTATTAAACTTGCAGAAAGTGCAAAGAAAATCGCATCAGGAAGTTTTGACATTCAGATAAAAGTAGATAATGATGCAAATGATGAGATTGCACTTTTAACACAGGAATTTTCGCGAATGGTAAAAAACATTTATACCTATGCCACAAATATTGAACAAACACTTAGCACAACCCAGCAATACATCGATAGACTCAACAAAATAGCATCAGAATCTTCAAAGACAAGTAAAATAACAAGTGAACAGATAAAAGAGATTATAGCATTGGCTGAGAATCAAAAAATAGTTTTTGAACAAACAACACAGATGGTGTGTGATTTGGAAAACCAGATTCAAAAGATGTTTGAAATATTCAAAATGATACAAAATGAGGCTTCAATGGTCTACGCAACCACATCAAAAGAACAAGAGTCTATAAAAAAACTGATTAATCACATGTACACGGTAAATTCTGCAATAATTGAGGTAGCTATGGATTTGAAAAAGGCAATAGATGATTTCAGGTCTATTGCGAGAATGTCGCAGAATATTTCAAGTCTTGCAGAGAGAATAAAAATAATAGCACTCAACGCGTCAATTGAAGCTGCAAAGAGAAATATTCCAACGTTTGAAGTGATAGCATCTGAGATTTCAAGGCTATCCCAGTCAGCAAACCATCTTGCAAAGAGTTCTGTTGAGAGTATCGAAACAGGACTTTCAGCATTTGAAAGAACAAATCGTAAACTTGAAAATGTACTATCAGTTGTTGAGTCGGGTGCTGAGGTGGCAAAACGTTCGTCTGAATCGCTGTCAAAAATAGAAATGTCAAATCAGCATATAAAGACGAAGATAGAAGATGTTATAAATAAAGTAGCCAGCCAACAGGAAAAGATTTTTAATATAAACAATGTGCTCAAAAACCAAACACAGTCCATTTCACAGTATTTTAAAATGCTTATATCAATAAGAGACATCTTTCAAAATCAAAAGAAGGCTGTTGACAAACTTATTGACCAGTTTTCAGATGTCCATGAAGGTATTGTAAAACTTGCGTCAATTTCTATGGGGACTGATGATAAAGTGTAA
- a CDS encoding ParA family protein gives MARIVAIVNQKGGVGKTTTCVNLSAAVSKMKKKVLAIDCDPQGNLTSGFGIDKKTLDKTTYDVLIGNCSADEAIVKEKFENLSILPANVNLAGAEIELVSMIAREFRLKDAIEKIKDEYDYIFIDCPPSLGLLTLNALAAADSVIIPIQCEYYALEGLSQLSNTISLVRKHLNKSLEIDGVVLTMFDSRTNLSLEVVDEVKRFFGQKVFLSIIPRNVRLSEAPSFGIPGIFYDPESKGAKAYIELAEEYINRIENTFSRGAI, from the coding sequence ATGGCAAGAATTGTTGCAATAGTTAACCAAAAAGGTGGTGTTGGGAAAACAACCACTTGTGTTAATTTATCTGCCGCAGTAAGTAAAATGAAAAAAAAGGTTTTGGCAATTGACTGTGACCCGCAGGGCAATCTCACAAGTGGTTTTGGAATTGACAAAAAAACTCTTGATAAGACTACATATGATGTTTTGATAGGTAATTGCTCGGCAGATGAAGCTATTGTAAAAGAAAAATTTGAGAATTTGAGTATTCTACCCGCCAATGTAAACTTGGCTGGTGCTGAGATAGAACTTGTATCAATGATTGCCAGAGAATTTAGGCTAAAAGATGCTATTGAAAAGATAAAAGATGAATATGACTATATTTTTATTGACTGTCCACCATCTTTGGGATTATTGACATTAAACGCTCTGGCAGCTGCTGACTCTGTTATAATTCCAATCCAGTGTGAGTACTATGCCTTAGAAGGCTTGAGTCAGCTTTCTAATACCATATCTCTTGTCAGAAAGCATTTAAACAAAAGCTTAGAGATTGATGGGGTTGTTCTTACAATGTTTGACTCAAGAACAAATCTTTCATTAGAGGTTGTTGATGAGGTAAAAAGGTTTTTTGGGCAGAAGGTTTTTTTGAGTATAATTCCTCGAAATGTAAGACTTTCTGAAGCACCTTCATTTGGTATTCCGGGTATATTTTATGATCCTGAATCAAAGGGTGCAAAGGCGTACATAGAGCTTGCCGAGGAGTACATAAACAGGATAGAAAATACATTTTCAAGAGGTGCAATATAA
- a CDS encoding fumarate hydratase has product MRIVKAEIIEQKVYEAVNEAVCVLPDDIKDSLNKAYALEDGIAKYTLENLIKNVQLAKQKMRPVCQDTGAAVFFVDIGEDVFIEGSLKEAINRAVSRAYTDFFLRKSMVKSPIERENTKDNTPAIIHIDMVKGDKITIHFMPKGFGSENKSALCMLAPADGVEGIENFVVETVKKAGSDPCPPILVGVGIGGTFDLAAILSKKALLRKVGQRHPRKYIAELEERLLEKINSLGIGPEGFGGKTTALDVFIEEFPTHIAGLPVAVNICCHVARHVKIEI; this is encoded by the coding sequence ATGAGAATTGTAAAGGCTGAAATTATCGAACAAAAGGTATATGAGGCTGTAAATGAAGCGGTATGCGTATTGCCGGACGATATCAAAGATAGTCTTAACAAGGCTTATGCTTTAGAAGATGGAATTGCAAAATATACGTTGGAAAATCTCATAAAAAACGTACAACTTGCAAAACAAAAAATGCGACCTGTTTGCCAAGACACTGGTGCTGCGGTGTTTTTTGTGGATATTGGTGAAGATGTGTTTATTGAAGGTTCTTTGAAAGAGGCCATAAACAGAGCAGTCTCAAGAGCATACACAGACTTTTTCCTTCGAAAGTCAATGGTAAAAAGCCCGATTGAGAGAGAAAATACTAAAGACAACACACCAGCTATAATTCATATTGATATGGTAAAAGGAGATAAAATCACAATTCATTTTATGCCCAAAGGATTTGGAAGTGAGAATAAAAGTGCGCTTTGTATGCTCGCGCCGGCAGACGGTGTTGAAGGAATTGAAAATTTTGTTGTTGAGACAGTAAAAAAAGCTGGATCTGATCCTTGCCCACCAATCTTGGTCGGAGTTGGAATTGGTGGGACATTTGATCTTGCAGCAATTTTATCTAAAAAGGCGCTTCTGAGAAAAGTTGGACAAAGGCATCCCAGAAAATATATTGCAGAACTTGAAGAAAGACTGCTTGAAAAAATAAACTCTCTCGGGATAGGACCTGAAGGGTTTGGTGGGAAAACTACAGCACTTGATGTTTTTATTGAGGAGTTTCCGACACACATTGCAGGGTTGCCAGTCGCAGTGAATATATGTTGTCACGTTGCACGGCATGTGAAGATAGAAATATAG